The following proteins are co-located in the Thermus albus genome:
- the mqnC gene encoding cyclic dehypoxanthinyl futalosine synthase, which translates to MGPMDVLEKAVGGERLTESEVLSLFDLPLPELAAAAHEVRLQKTHPEVVTFLIDRNINYTNVCTVGCAFCAFYRTRRQKEAYTLTYEDIAKKVEELYQVGGRRILMQGGVNPDLPLEWYLELLRYLKSRFPDLRIDAFSPEEILGLERLTGLKAEVILERLMEAGLDGMPGAGAEILVDEVRQRAAPARIKTADWYRIVDAAQALGLYTLASMVIGFGEGPRERTAHLLGLRAQQDKALEAYGNGFAAFALWTLQVEHTRLKGKAPGATAHEYLKTLAIARLTLDNFAHLQASWPTLGFKVAQAALYYGADDFGSTMLEENVVSAAGGHGRTHATVREMVRQIVDAGFRPAERDPLYRILRYPDPKALLEEGLELPLA; encoded by the coding sequence ATGGGTCCCATGGATGTTCTGGAAAAGGCCGTAGGGGGAGAGAGGCTTACCGAAAGCGAGGTGCTCTCCCTTTTTGACCTTCCCCTACCTGAGCTGGCTGCCGCCGCTCACGAGGTGCGCCTTCAAAAAACCCATCCAGAGGTGGTGACCTTTCTCATAGACCGCAACATCAACTACACCAATGTCTGCACGGTGGGTTGCGCCTTTTGCGCCTTTTACCGCACCAGGCGGCAGAAGGAGGCCTACACCCTAACGTACGAGGATATCGCCAAGAAGGTGGAGGAGCTCTACCAGGTGGGGGGAAGGCGCATCTTAATGCAAGGAGGCGTCAACCCTGACCTGCCCCTGGAATGGTACTTGGAGCTATTGCGCTACCTTAAGAGCCGCTTTCCCGACCTGCGCATAGACGCCTTTAGCCCCGAGGAGATCCTGGGCTTGGAAAGGCTCACCGGGCTTAAGGCCGAGGTCATCTTGGAAAGGCTCATGGAAGCGGGGCTGGACGGGATGCCGGGGGCGGGGGCGGAGATCCTGGTGGATGAGGTGCGGCAAAGGGCCGCCCCCGCCCGCATCAAGACCGCGGACTGGTACCGCATCGTGGATGCCGCCCAGGCCTTGGGGCTTTACACCCTGGCCAGCATGGTGATCGGCTTTGGGGAGGGGCCAAGGGAGCGCACCGCCCACCTGCTGGGCCTAAGGGCCCAGCAGGACAAGGCGCTGGAAGCGTATGGAAACGGGTTCGCTGCCTTTGCCCTTTGGACCTTGCAGGTGGAGCACACCCGGCTTAAGGGCAAGGCCCCGGGGGCCACCGCCCACGAGTACCTGAAAACCCTGGCCATCGCCCGGCTCACCCTGGACAACTTCGCCCACCTCCAAGCCTCCTGGCCCACCCTGGGGTTCAAGGTGGCCCAGGCCGCCCTTTACTACGGGGCCGACGATTTCGGCAGCACCATGCTGGAGGAAAACGTGGTCTCGGCGGCCGGGGGCCACGGGCGTACCCACGCCACGGTGCGGGAGATGGTGCGCCAGA
- the rpiA gene encoding ribose-5-phosphate isomerase RpiA, with protein sequence MERPLESYKKEAAHAAVAYVQDGMVVGLGTGSTARYAVLELARRLREGELKGVVGVPTSEATKDLALREGIPVVELPPEGVDLAIDGADEIAPDLSLIKGLGGALLREKIVESNAKEFIVIADHTKKVPVLGRGVVPVEIVPFGHLATLKAIRALGGEPELRMEGDEFYFTDGGHLIADVRFGPIGDPGGLHRALLEIPGVVETGLFVGLATRALVAGPMGIEELVP encoded by the coding sequence ATGGAAAGGCCTCTGGAGTCTTACAAAAAGGAGGCTGCTCACGCCGCGGTGGCCTATGTCCAAGATGGCATGGTGGTGGGCTTGGGCACGGGGTCCACGGCCCGGTATGCCGTTTTGGAGCTGGCCCGGCGCCTCAGGGAAGGGGAGCTTAAGGGGGTGGTGGGGGTTCCCACCTCGGAGGCCACCAAGGACCTGGCCCTGCGGGAAGGGATCCCCGTGGTGGAGCTCCCTCCAGAAGGGGTGGACCTGGCCATAGACGGGGCCGATGAGATCGCCCCGGACCTTTCCCTGATAAAGGGCCTGGGCGGGGCTCTCTTGCGGGAGAAGATTGTGGAGAGTAACGCCAAGGAGTTTATCGTGATCGCCGACCACACCAAGAAGGTGCCCGTGCTGGGCCGCGGGGTGGTGCCGGTGGAGATCGTGCCCTTTGGCCACCTGGCCACCCTGAAGGCCATCCGCGCCCTGGGCGGGGAGCCGGAGCTAAGGATGGAGGGGGATGAGTTTTACTTCACCGACGGGGGGCACTTGATCGCCGATGTGCGCTTTGGTCCCATCGGGGACCCCGGGGGCCTCCATAGGGCCCTTCTGGAGATTCCGGGGGTGGTGGAGACGGGTCTTTTTGTGGGCTTGGCCACCCGGGCCCTGGTGGCGGGGCCCATGGGGATAGAGGAACTGGTGCCTTAA
- a CDS encoding adenosine-specific kinase → MELKLIPIEKPENLNVILGQAHFIKTVEDLHEALVTAVPGIKFGLAFSEASGKRLVRRSGTDPELTQLAVRNILNLAAGHTFLIVLGEGFYPINVLHAVKACPEVVRIFAATANPLQVVVAEEGEQRAILGVMDGFKPLGVEDEAEVAWRKDLLRRFGYKL, encoded by the coding sequence ATGGAACTCAAGCTCATTCCCATTGAGAAGCCGGAGAACCTGAACGTCATCCTGGGCCAAGCCCACTTCATCAAGACGGTGGAGGACCTCCACGAGGCCTTGGTGACCGCCGTGCCGGGTATCAAGTTCGGCCTTGCCTTCTCCGAGGCCAGCGGCAAGCGCCTGGTGCGGCGTTCCGGCACGGATCCCGAGCTCACCCAGCTGGCGGTGCGGAATATCCTCAACCTGGCGGCAGGGCACACCTTCCTCATCGTGTTGGGTGAGGGGTTTTATCCCATTAACGTGCTCCACGCGGTGAAGGCTTGCCCTGAGGTGGTGCGCATCTTTGCCGCCACCGCCAACCCCCTCCAGGTGGTGGTGGCGGAGGAGGGGGAGCAGCGGGCCATTTTGGGGGTCATGGACGGCTTCAAGCCCCTGGGGGTGGAGGACGAGGCCGAGGTGGCGTGGCGCAAGGACCTCCTCCGCCGCTTCGGCTATAAACTTTAG
- the bcp gene encoding thioredoxin-dependent thiol peroxidase, with protein sequence MELGTVAPDFALPDQEGRIHRLSDYRGRWVVLYFYPKDDTPGCTKEACGFRDRMGDLQELGAVVLGVSADDVESHKRFAEKYGLNFPLLADPERKAITAYGAWGKKNLYGKVYEGVLRQTFLIDPEGHIAKVWRKVSPERHAEEVAEALKGLRGF encoded by the coding sequence ATGGAGCTCGGAACCGTTGCGCCCGACTTCGCCCTGCCGGACCAAGAGGGGCGGATTCACCGGCTTTCCGATTACCGGGGGAGGTGGGTGGTTCTCTACTTCTATCCCAAGGACGACACTCCCGGGTGCACCAAGGAGGCCTGCGGCTTCCGAGACCGTATGGGGGATTTGCAAGAACTGGGAGCCGTGGTCTTAGGGGTTTCTGCGGACGATGTGGAAAGCCACAAGCGTTTTGCCGAGAAGTACGGTCTGAACTTTCCCCTTCTTGCTGACCCCGAGCGGAAGGCGATAACCGCTTATGGGGCCTGGGGCAAGAAAAACCTTTACGGGAAGGTGTACGAAGGGGTGTTGCGCCAGACCTTTCTGATAGATCCCGAGGGCCATATCGCCAAGGTCTGGCGCAAGGTGTCTCCCGAACGCCATGCTGAGGAGGTGGCGGAAGCCCTAAAGGGCCTGAGGGGGTTTTAG